One genomic window of Punica granatum isolate Tunisia-2019 chromosome 1, ASM765513v2, whole genome shotgun sequence includes the following:
- the LOC116193490 gene encoding cell division cycle protein 123 homolog: MVLSFPSPLRPPSRLASPPPLSLLRLGGASLAIVELSNSSLEMKRAEVDRCQIQEWYPKFKSASFKTRILQLPESFVEYLLDDFGPFVLPASVADEDALPNRVRNPVDEDDFQVSEGSDEDESERFPPPSFPDLELKVRESIESLGGAVFPKLNWSSPKDAAWISPSGTLRCTSFSEIALLLRSSDSLVHDLCHAYDSCSDRAASRPGSFFLALRKWHPGLRPEMEFRCFVSSRRLVGISQREVTTFYPVLLEKKDQLQELMEEFFEGRVRESFESERYAFDVYVTKDGTVKVIDFNTWGGSTLPLLFSWEELEAMGEGMAAEMRIVESQCGVRPGLKTAVPYDYVDTAPGSGWDHFMRKADEELNRHKGEPAGA, translated from the coding sequence CTCAGTCTCCTCCGCCTCGGCGGCGCCTCCCTGGCGATCGTTGAGCTCTCGAATTCGTCGCTGGAGATGAAGAGAGCAGAAGTAGACCGGTGCCAGATTCAGGAATGGTACCCAAAGTTCAAGTCCGCCTCCTTCAAGACTCGGATTCTCCAGCTCCCTGAATCCTTCGTAGAGTACCTCCTCGACGACTTCGGCCCCTTCGTCCTTCCCGCCTCCGTCGCCGACGAAGACGCCCTCCCCAACCGAGTCCGCAACCCCGTCGACGAGGATGACTTTCAGGTCTCCGAGGGCTCCGATGAGGACGAGTCCGAGCGCTTCCCCCCGCCTTCCTTCCCGGACCTCGAGCTGAAGGTCCGGGAGTCGATCGAGTCCCTCGGCGGCGCCGTGTTCCCCAAGCTGAACTGGAGCTCCCCCAAGGACGCTGCCTGGATCAGCCCCAGCGGGACCCTCCGGTGCACCTCCTTCAGCGAGATCGCGCTCCTGCTCCGCTCGTCGGACTCGCTGGTCCACGACCTCTGCCACGCCTATGACTCCTGCAGCGACAGGGCCGCGTCGAGGCCGGGGAGCTTCTTCCTCGCACTCCGGAAGTGGCACCCGGGGCTGCGGCCGGAGATGGAGTTCCGGTGCTTCGTGAGCAGCCGCCGGCTGGTCGGGATAAGCCAACGGGAGGTCACGACGTTCTACCCGGTGCTGCTGGAGAAGAAGGACCAGCTCCAGGAGCTGATGGAGGAATTCTTCGAGGGGAGAGTGAGGGAGAGCTTTGAGTCGGAGCGCTACGCGTTCGACGTGTACGTGACCAAGGACGGGACAGTGAAGGTGATCGACTTCAACACCTGGGGCGGGTCGACGCTGCCTTTGCTCTTCTCGTGGGAAGAACTGGAAGCAATGGGGGAGGGCATGGCGGCGGAGATGAGGATAGTGGAGAGCCAGTGTGGGGTGAGACCGGGGCTGAAGACGGCGGTCCCGTACGATTATGTGGACACGGCGCCAGGCAGTGGCTGGGACCACTTCATGAGGAAGGCTGACGAAGAGCTGAACCGGCACAAGGGTGAACCTGCAGGTGCTTGA